The following proteins come from a genomic window of Candidatus Methanoperedens sp.:
- a CDS encoding methyltransferase domain-containing protein → MIFRISHINESLFINSTRSQKFYLPAEKPLSIYAFILNKNMVHKFDVKKAAILDDPGRMQILNPEIILDKLHLTGEMVIADLGCGTGFFSIPASKRVKKVFALDIQQEMLDILLDKIKKEKITNIETLLSGESFIPLPDNSVDLLLMVNVFHELGDKLSILKEVKRVLGKSGRLVIIDWEKIEMDFGPPFEERFDEKEVIDICNTNGFKVIEQSYAGLYNYLLMFVLC, encoded by the coding sequence ATGATATTTAGAATAAGTCATATAAATGAATCGTTATTTATCAACTCTACACGGTCGCAAAAGTTCTATTTGCCCGCAGAGAAACCATTAAGCATATACGCGTTCATCCTAAATAAGAATATGGTTCATAAATTCGATGTAAAAAAAGCTGCTATTCTTGATGATCCTGGAAGAATGCAAATCTTAAATCCGGAGATTATCCTTGATAAGCTGCATCTGACAGGAGAAATGGTAATTGCAGACCTGGGTTGCGGCACAGGATTTTTTTCCATTCCTGCATCAAAGCGTGTTAAAAAGGTATTCGCACTCGATATCCAGCAGGAAATGCTTGACATCCTTCTGGATAAAATAAAAAAAGAAAAAATTACAAACATCGAAACCCTTCTCTCTGGAGAATCTTTTATTCCGCTTCCTGATAATTCTGTTGACCTACTTTTAATGGTTAATGTTTTTCATGAGCTTGGAGATAAATTGTCCATATTAAAAGAAGTAAAACGTGTTCTTGGCAAGAGTGGACGACTGGTTATCATAGACTGGGAAAAAATTGAAATGGACTTTGGCCCTCCCTTCGAAGAACGGTTTGATGAAAAAGAAGTGATTGACATATGCAACACAAATGGATTTAAGGTCATTGAACAATCGTATGCCGGGCTATATAATTATTTACTGATGTTTGTGCTATGTTGA
- a CDS encoding DUF1699 family protein has protein sequence MRIRVVSSKEEIETLGAGEKIIHLAFRPSNKDIFALVQTCPNVKAIHVPSSYIKTISGSTRMFLEMQGISLLEGDVWGHRKDINEYSEVKPAVFDRMEELKSEGLSESAVLDRLGRETRLSKDLLKFLLKEKGKKK, from the coding sequence ATGAGGATTCGAGTAGTAAGTTCAAAAGAAGAAATTGAAACATTAGGGGCTGGGGAAAAAATAATTCATCTTGCTTTCAGGCCATCAAATAAGGATATTTTTGCACTGGTGCAAACATGCCCGAACGTTAAAGCAATTCATGTACCAAGTTCGTACATCAAGACTATTTCAGGTTCAACCAGGATGTTCCTGGAAATGCAGGGAATTTCCCTTCTTGAAGGGGATGTGTGGGGACACAGGAAAGACATCAATGAATACTCGGAAGTCAAACCAGCAGTATTCGACAGAATGGAAGAGCTTAAATCCGAAGGCCTGTCAGAATCAGCGGTACTTGACAGGCTTGGAAGAGAAACACGCCTCAGTAAAGATCTGTTAAAATTCCTGTTAAAAGAGAAGGGTAAAAAGAAATAA
- a CDS encoding twin-arginine translocase TatA/TatE family subunit encodes MAFGPFEIALIVLIVIVLFGASKIPELARSLGKATGEFKKGKNEIENELSDIGKPGKESKPSENSPSKIKTIAKDLGIAIEGKSDEQLLDEIQKKMIKIEKKV; translated from the coding sequence ATGGCATTTGGTCCATTTGAAATAGCATTAATTGTTTTGATTGTTATCGTACTGTTTGGTGCGAGCAAGATCCCTGAGCTTGCCAGGTCACTTGGCAAGGCTACAGGTGAATTCAAAAAAGGAAAGAATGAGATCGAGAATGAATTAAGTGATATCGGTAAACCCGGCAAAGAAAGTAAACCTTCTGAAAATTCACCCTCTAAGATCAAAACCATTGCAAAAGATCTTGGAATTGCAATCGAAGGCAAAAGCGATGAGCAATTGCTTGATGAAATACAGAAAAAGATGATAAAAATAGAAAAAAAGGTTTAA
- a CDS encoding twin-arginine translocase TatA/TatE family subunit, producing the protein MGLIGPSEMILILVAAIILFGPDKIPELARSLGKAAGEFKKAQMETEREIKKVGEPMDEKDTKIHNLAIEMGLDVQNKTSEQLVEEIRLKVRSKETKTPSNIAG; encoded by the coding sequence ATGGGACTAATCGGACCTTCTGAAATGATTTTGATATTAGTTGCAGCTATAATTCTTTTCGGTCCTGATAAAATTCCGGAATTAGCCAGATCGCTGGGAAAAGCAGCTGGCGAATTCAAGAAAGCACAAATGGAAACAGAACGAGAAATAAAAAAAGTTGGCGAACCAATGGATGAGAAAGATACAAAGATCCACAATTTAGCGATTGAAATGGGCCTGGATGTACAAAACAAGACCAGCGAGCAGCTTGTTGAAGAGATACGCCTGAAGGTCAGGTCAAAAGAAACAAAAACCCCCTCAAACATAGCAGGATAA
- a CDS encoding sugar phosphate isomerase/epimerase — protein MKISFSSLALVNNPFDWAYGLEELGFTGWEVVSEGKQQLNDGTLSRIKNIIETTDLVLTLHLPFSDLNLGSLNHPIWNESIRQMTKCLERASDFIELAVVHPGHLSPLGMQLPDMAWQQNIEGLRAICDFAADFGIKIGVENMPNMQQIFGRQPGEILGMIESLDRENAGLTLDMGHANTNGLVSDFLEDLGKVIHVHLHDNKGRSDEHLELGKGTIKWKDVMPKFKGFKGRFVTEARTVEEGTASLEFLKNIME, from the coding sequence ATGAAAATTAGTTTCTCATCCCTTGCTCTTGTAAATAACCCGTTTGACTGGGCTTATGGCCTTGAAGAACTGGGGTTCACTGGCTGGGAAGTGGTAAGTGAAGGAAAACAGCAACTTAATGACGGGACTCTTTCACGGATAAAAAACATCATCGAAACAACAGACCTTGTTCTTACGCTTCATCTTCCGTTCTCAGACCTTAATCTTGGAAGCCTCAACCACCCTATCTGGAATGAGAGCATAAGACAGATGACAAAATGTCTTGAAAGGGCATCGGATTTCATTGAGCTTGCTGTGGTTCATCCCGGCCATCTTTCACCTTTGGGAATGCAGCTTCCTGACATGGCCTGGCAGCAGAATATTGAAGGCTTAAGGGCGATTTGTGATTTTGCGGCTGATTTTGGAATTAAGATCGGAGTGGAAAATATGCCCAACATGCAGCAGATTTTCGGCAGGCAGCCCGGTGAGATACTGGGTATGATAGAATCCCTGGACCGTGAGAATGCAGGATTGACGCTTGATATGGGGCATGCCAATACGAACGGCCTTGTTTCTGATTTCCTGGAAGACCTTGGAAAGGTGATACATGTTCACCTGCATGATAATAAAGGAAGAAGCGATGAACATCTTGAGCTTGGAAAAGGGACTATTAAATGGAAAGATGTCATGCCGAAATTCAAAGGGTTTAAAGGCAGGTTTGTTACCGAGGCAAGGACTGTTGAAGAAGGAACTGCAAGTTTGGAATTCCTGAAAAATATCATGGAATGA
- a CDS encoding carboxypeptidase regulatory-like domain-containing protein: MILKNLKKDERAIELPINIVVMLVVGMVALAALLSIIPKSKENLSVDIIDIKIDDGAVQQGSVATLSGDGTYEVKVNVKVYDKNNNPVEKASVTLTGGGGFGVDQTNSRGEGIITLGTANNSKVTMRPNQKTVELKLVAKANGFYDYEDEKAIQLYQK; encoded by the coding sequence ATGATACTAAAAAACTTGAAAAAAGATGAACGTGCAATCGAGTTGCCTATAAATATAGTCGTTATGCTTGTTGTCGGTATGGTTGCGCTGGCTGCGCTGTTATCAATAATTCCTAAATCCAAGGAGAATTTAAGTGTGGATATTATTGATATTAAAATTGACGATGGAGCAGTACAGCAAGGAAGCGTTGCTACCCTGAGCGGTGACGGGACATACGAAGTAAAGGTCAATGTCAAAGTTTATGACAAGAATAATAATCCTGTCGAAAAAGCAAGTGTTACCCTGACCGGGGGCGGAGGATTTGGTGTAGACCAGACAAACAGCCGCGGTGAAGGTATTATAACACTCGGGACTGCAAACAACTCAAAAGTTACCATGAGGCCAAACCAAAAGACTGTTGAGTTGAAACTCGTTGCCAAGGCCAATGGTTTTTACGACTATGAAGATGAAAAAGCAATCCAGCTATATCAAAAATAG
- the pyrB gene encoding aspartate carbamoyltransferase yields the protein MLRHIISMKDFSHDEIDIILKRAKDFEPIARGKKSSLLSGKILATLFYEPSTRTRLSFETAMKRLGGEVIDLGPVEKSSVAKGETLADTIRVIGNYADAIVLRHPREGSARMAAQFSNVPILNAGDGAGHHPTQTLLDLYTIMRESKLSNLRIALVGDLKYGRTVHSLAYALSMYHADMTLISPKQLQMPDMIKKDLKKQGASITETTNIEDVLEDIDVLYVTRIQKERFPDPAEYQKVAGIYRVTMELLEKAPDNLIIMHPLPRLDEIDPAVDRTKYARYFEQSFYGIPVRMALLAMAMEV from the coding sequence ATGTTACGACATATCATCTCAATGAAGGATTTTTCACATGATGAGATTGATATTATCCTGAAAAGGGCAAAGGATTTTGAACCAATAGCAAGAGGGAAAAAATCATCACTTCTGTCCGGTAAAATCCTTGCGACGCTTTTTTATGAACCCAGCACACGCACACGTTTGTCTTTTGAAACTGCAATGAAAAGGCTTGGCGGAGAGGTAATTGACCTGGGCCCGGTTGAAAAAAGCTCTGTTGCAAAAGGAGAAACCCTTGCAGATACTATCAGGGTAATAGGAAATTATGCCGATGCTATCGTATTGAGGCATCCGAGGGAAGGTTCAGCCAGAATGGCTGCGCAATTTTCAAATGTCCCGATATTAAACGCCGGAGACGGGGCAGGGCACCACCCGACCCAGACGCTTCTTGACCTTTATACGATAATGCGTGAGAGCAAACTCTCAAACCTGCGCATCGCACTTGTCGGAGATCTCAAGTACGGAAGAACAGTTCATTCACTTGCTTATGCTTTATCCATGTATCATGCAGATATGACCCTTATCTCGCCAAAGCAGCTACAGATGCCTGATATGATCAAGAAAGACCTGAAAAAGCAGGGCGCAAGCATCACCGAGACAACGAATATTGAGGATGTACTGGAGGATATTGATGTATTATATGTCACAAGGATCCAGAAAGAGCGCTTTCCTGACCCGGCAGAATACCAGAAAGTTGCGGGCATATACAGGGTGACTATGGAATTGCTTGAAAAGGCGCCCGATAATCTTATAATAATGCATCCTCTGCCGCGTCTTGATGAGATCGATCCTGCTGTTGACAGGACAAAATACGCGCGTTATTTTGAACAATCGTTTTATGGTATCCCTGTCAGGATGGCGCTTCTTGCAATGGCGATGGAGGTTTAG
- a CDS encoding aspartate carbamoyltransferase regulatory subunit, whose protein sequence is MKRNDAENKTPDGSLKKGMRVRPIKHGTVIDHITAGQALNVLKILGISGTTTAVVSVAMNVPSGVLEKKDIVKIEDRELKETEVDRISLIAPNATINIIRDFEVIDKHRVELPEQLEGVMKCDNPNCISNTVEPVISKFTVNKKPVELRCIYCDHVISEGIAEHLI, encoded by the coding sequence ATGAAACGAAATGATGCTGAAAACAAAACCCCAGACGGTTCATTGAAGAAAGGGATGCGTGTGCGCCCTATCAAGCATGGGACTGTTATCGACCATATTACAGCAGGCCAGGCGCTAAATGTTCTGAAAATACTCGGAATATCAGGAACAACGACCGCTGTGGTCAGCGTTGCAATGAATGTTCCAAGCGGGGTCCTGGAAAAAAAGGATATTGTGAAAATCGAGGACAGGGAACTCAAAGAGACAGAAGTTGACAGGATTTCACTCATTGCGCCAAATGCCACTATAAATATCATCCGGGATTTTGAGGTAATCGACAAACACAGGGTTGAGCTTCCCGAACAACTTGAAGGCGTGATGAAATGCGATAATCCCAACTGCATTTCCAACACTGTTGAGCCTGTTATTTCGAAATTCACCGTAAATAAAAAACCTGTGGAACTCCGGTGTATTTACTGCGACCATGTGATTTCCGAGGGGATTGCAGAGCACCTGATTTAA
- the cooS gene encoding anaerobic carbon-monoxide dehydrogenase catalytic subunit gives MESVSAHESVIKMHNILHKDNVTNTFDRAQAQGKRCTFCEQGISCQLCSNGPCRIKPGAPRGVCGIDADGMAMRNLLFLNTMGTTAYTHHAKSVAKTLKATAQGKTPFQIKDEAKLRSFAEKMGIRIQGSTKDTAIALANEITAQINSDSDIELSNVLRFAPKSRIEAWRKLGVLPGGPLHEVMDATTSAMTNIDGDYVSLAKKALRLGISCIYGSQVPLEMTQDILFGTPQPHAVNVDLGVIDPAYVNIAANGHEPFIGVALIKAAHETKNQDAAKKAGANGLHIIGSIETGQELIQRFPIDDVFVGMIGNWLSIEPALATGGIDVFAMDMNCSPPGMGEYQEKYNTNLISVSNLVNVPGMKDQIIYKPEDAADQAQKLIDIAIGNFRDRKGKVTNPSGKKQNAIIGFSTEACLGALGGTLAPLLDVIKKGTLKGVVALVSCTTLHDSGQDVNTLKMARELIKRDILVISAGCGNAALQVGGLTTLEAKQEAGPGLKAVCELLKIPPVLSFGTCTDTGRITLLVTAVADALGVDPSQLPVAVTAPEYMEQKATIDALFALAFGLYTHVAPLPPVAGAPRLVKLLTVDLEGITGGKVAVETDMVEAAKGIESHIMKKRSALGLPA, from the coding sequence ATGGAATCGGTTAGTGCACATGAATCAGTAATAAAAATGCATAATATATTGCATAAAGATAATGTAACGAACACTTTTGATAGGGCCCAGGCTCAGGGAAAACGCTGTACATTCTGCGAACAGGGTATAAGCTGCCAGCTTTGCAGCAACGGCCCATGCAGAATAAAGCCAGGAGCACCCCGCGGGGTTTGCGGCATAGATGCCGATGGCATGGCAATGAGGAACTTGCTGTTCCTGAACACCATGGGTACAACAGCATATACTCACCATGCAAAAAGCGTAGCAAAAACACTCAAAGCAACCGCACAGGGTAAAACGCCTTTCCAGATAAAGGACGAAGCAAAGCTTAGAAGTTTTGCAGAAAAGATGGGGATAAGAATACAGGGAAGCACAAAAGATACTGCAATTGCTCTTGCAAACGAGATTACTGCGCAAATAAACTCCGATTCTGACATCGAGCTTTCAAACGTCCTGAGATTTGCCCCGAAGTCAAGAATAGAAGCCTGGAGAAAACTTGGAGTACTTCCCGGAGGACCACTTCATGAGGTTATGGATGCTACCACAAGTGCGATGACAAATATTGATGGCGATTACGTTTCACTTGCAAAAAAGGCATTGCGTCTTGGTATTTCCTGCATTTACGGCTCACAGGTACCGCTTGAGATGACACAGGACATCCTGTTTGGAACGCCACAGCCTCATGCGGTCAATGTGGATCTTGGAGTTATCGACCCGGCTTACGTAAATATTGCTGCAAATGGTCATGAGCCTTTCATTGGCGTGGCTCTTATCAAAGCTGCCCATGAGACAAAAAACCAGGATGCTGCGAAGAAAGCAGGAGCAAATGGGCTCCACATTATCGGTTCAATCGAAACAGGCCAGGAGCTTATCCAGAGATTCCCGATCGATGATGTATTCGTGGGAATGATCGGGAACTGGCTATCTATCGAACCCGCGCTTGCAACAGGCGGCATCGATGTTTTCGCCATGGATATGAACTGTTCTCCTCCGGGAATGGGCGAATACCAGGAAAAATACAACACCAACCTTATTTCGGTTTCAAACCTGGTTAATGTTCCGGGCATGAAAGACCAGATAATCTATAAACCGGAAGATGCAGCAGACCAGGCGCAGAAACTCATAGATATCGCAATTGGGAACTTCAGGGATAGAAAAGGAAAGGTTACAAACCCATCAGGCAAAAAACAGAACGCTATAATCGGTTTCTCGACGGAGGCATGTCTTGGGGCACTCGGCGGCACACTTGCCCCGCTTCTTGATGTTATCAAGAAGGGGACTTTAAAAGGAGTCGTAGCGCTTGTGAGCTGCACAACGCTGCATGACAGCGGCCAGGATGTAAATACTTTGAAAATGGCCCGCGAACTTATCAAACGGGACATACTTGTCATCAGCGCAGGATGCGGAAATGCTGCACTTCAGGTCGGTGGACTTACAACTCTTGAAGCAAAGCAGGAAGCAGGACCGGGTCTTAAGGCTGTATGTGAATTACTCAAGATCCCGCCTGTCCTGAGCTTTGGTACATGCACGGATACAGGAAGAATCACGCTTCTTGTGACGGCAGTCGCTGATGCTCTGGGTGTTGACCCCTCCCAGCTTCCGGTTGCAGTCACGGCGCCGGAATATATGGAACAGAAAGCCACGATCGATGCATTATTTGCCCTGGCTTTCGGACTTTATACACACGTAGCGCCCCTGCCTCCGGTTGCAGGTGCTCCACGCCTCGTGAAACTCCTTACCGTAGACCTTGAAGGAATCACTGGCGGAAAGGTTGCTGTAGAAACAGACATGGTTGAAGCGGCAAAAGGCATAGAATCACATATCATGAAGAAACGGTCTGCACTGGGATTGCCTGCGTAA
- a CDS encoding TfuA-related McrA-glycine thioamidation protein: MKPVVYTGTSISHSDARKILDADYRAPVKRHDLRRILASPPEIIGIIDGVFFDNAAVAHREIIEALKSGIIIVGGGSMGALRSSELETYGMIGVGKVFEMYKNGIIESDDEVAVTFDAESNEALSIPLVNIRMTVEAAKNAAVIDPVQAAAIIGIARKLFYPDRNYQHVVFESEKNGIISGIEKKKLLDFIKLNEVDIKHQDAILVLEKIKEFI; the protein is encoded by the coding sequence ATGAAGCCTGTGGTGTATACAGGAACAAGCATAAGCCACAGCGACGCAAGAAAAATACTGGATGCTGATTATCGTGCGCCTGTGAAGCGCCATGATCTCAGACGTATTCTTGCGTCACCCCCGGAAATAATCGGGATAATTGACGGTGTTTTTTTTGATAATGCGGCAGTAGCTCATCGCGAAATAATTGAAGCCTTAAAAAGTGGGATAATCATTGTCGGAGGAGGAAGTATGGGGGCACTCAGGTCTTCTGAGCTTGAAACCTATGGCATGATAGGTGTAGGAAAAGTTTTCGAGATGTATAAGAACGGGATTATTGAATCGGATGACGAGGTTGCTGTTACTTTTGATGCAGAATCAAATGAAGCGCTTTCAATTCCGCTTGTTAATATCAGGATGACAGTTGAAGCTGCAAAAAATGCGGCAGTTATAGACCCGGTACAGGCAGCTGCTATTATCGGGATCGCCCGGAAGTTATTCTATCCTGACAGGAATTACCAGCATGTCGTATTCGAAAGCGAGAAAAATGGAATTATCTCAGGAATTGAAAAGAAAAAACTACTTGATTTTATTAAACTGAATGAAGTTGATATAAAACATCAGGATGCTATTCTCGTTCTGGAAAAAATCAAAGAATTTATCTGA
- a CDS encoding YcaO-related McrA-glycine thioamidation protein translates to MSAIKIDPNIKYLEGTQRVFDPETTLSNTTKLLPRIGVTRIANITDLDRVGIPVFSAIRPSAAAGAISIYSGKGATETNARISAIMESFERCLAEQPEVSVNLSGVKLQTETVTDSYESLCESYPTLYPDALLLPQPVAEFTKLEWIMGDDILNDVEVFVPANAVFHPYEPQGGNKLFRSNTNGLASGNTIEEAILHGLLEVIERDSLSIAEYTRNPGKEIVLTEKDGLNYTLKTKLEAAGINVKIWLLDSDIDIPTVVTALDDTVLKDPALLVMGAGSHLTPEIAVTRALTEAAQSRVVQIHGAREDTDREQVVRTFGYDHMKRMNSYWYEDLDKIHMDELEDSSSNTPAANIKTVLERLDNIADGAIIVNLSRGVDIPVVRAIIPMFELYTLDRERKGDRIKKRKKRVAK, encoded by the coding sequence ATGAGCGCTATAAAAATAGATCCGAATATCAAATATCTTGAAGGCACACAGCGCGTATTTGATCCTGAAACCACACTGTCAAATACTACAAAGCTTCTTCCCAGGATAGGTGTGACCAGAATTGCAAATATCACTGACCTTGACCGTGTTGGTATACCTGTTTTCTCGGCTATCAGGCCAAGTGCGGCCGCAGGTGCGATATCCATTTACTCTGGAAAAGGCGCAACAGAGACAAATGCCAGGATATCTGCGATAATGGAAAGTTTTGAGCGCTGCCTTGCCGAGCAGCCTGAGGTAAGCGTAAATCTCAGCGGCGTCAAGCTGCAAACAGAAACGGTTACAGATTCATACGAATCACTGTGTGAGAGCTATCCGACACTGTACCCTGATGCGCTCCTTCTTCCACAGCCAGTTGCTGAATTCACAAAACTTGAATGGATCATGGGGGATGACATTTTAAACGATGTCGAAGTTTTCGTTCCTGCAAATGCGGTTTTCCATCCCTATGAGCCACAGGGCGGAAATAAGCTGTTCCGGAGCAATACCAACGGCCTGGCTTCGGGAAATACTATAGAGGAAGCGATACTTCATGGGTTGCTTGAAGTTATAGAAAGGGATTCACTGAGTATAGCTGAATATACCCGGAACCCCGGAAAAGAAATAGTGCTTACCGAAAAAGACGGACTGAATTATACACTTAAAACAAAACTGGAAGCTGCTGGAATTAACGTAAAGATCTGGCTGCTTGATTCCGATATTGACATTCCAACTGTCGTAACAGCGCTTGATGATACAGTCCTTAAAGACCCGGCTCTTCTTGTTATGGGAGCTGGTTCGCATCTGACACCTGAAATTGCGGTCACGAGGGCGCTGACAGAAGCTGCGCAAAGCAGGGTCGTACAGATACACGGAGCACGCGAGGATACTGACCGTGAACAGGTTGTAAGAACCTTTGGCTATGATCACATGAAACGAATGAACAGCTACTGGTATGAAGATCTTGATAAAATCCACATGGATGAGCTGGAGGACAGCTCAAGTAATACGCCTGCTGCCAACATAAAAACAGTTTTAGAGCGGCTTGATAATATAGCCGATGGCGCGATAATCGTAAATCTTTCAAGAGGCGTTGATATACCAGTAGTAAGGGCGATAATCCCGATGTTTGAACTTTATACGCTTGACCGTGAAAGAAAAGGGGACCGTATCAAGAAAAGGAAGAAGAGAGTGGCTAAATGA